In the genome of Pelobacter seleniigenes DSM 18267, one region contains:
- a CDS encoding tripartite tricarboxylate transporter permease: MIHTVLADITPTFLILIPLGVFIGIFFGAIPGMTATMAVAVCLPLTYSLSLNEGLALLLGLYVGGISGGLVPAILLNIPGTPSSITTTFDGYPMTLKGEGEKALKVGIASSLFGGVFSMIILFFFAPALADVAIKFSYVEKFLIIFLALTVIASLSSNILFGVFSGALGVLLSLIGTYDISVGGNGETRLMFDFMVPYLEEGFSLLPVLIGLFGLATIFEEAAKGITEEDLSADLNLSNKVRFSWTVFKGQFINLFRSSAIGTFVGMLPGVGGSAASVLAYTQQKNFCKEPEKMGTGEPSGVIASESSNNGLTGGALIPLLSLGIPGDSTTAVLIGAFTLQGIQVGPLFIGDHLDTWYTMVIALAIANIAMFLIMFFAIKHIAKVITVPKYILFPIIIMMCVVGAYAINYGIMFDVWTLLIFGLFGYFCSKVGIEVAPLIIGFILGKSAEIYFVKSLESFGTLTIFFTKSPIAMFLWVLIFISLGYSIYSMVKTHQKKQEDAQK; encoded by the coding sequence ATGATCCATACTGTTTTAGCTGATATCACCCCAACATTTCTCATATTGATCCCTCTGGGGGTATTCATCGGTATTTTCTTTGGCGCGATTCCCGGCATGACAGCAACCATGGCTGTTGCCGTTTGCCTTCCGCTAACGTATTCATTGAGCCTGAATGAAGGATTGGCGCTGCTTCTCGGTCTGTATGTGGGCGGTATTTCCGGTGGTCTGGTTCCGGCAATTTTGCTCAATATTCCAGGGACACCATCGTCGATTACCACCACATTTGACGGTTATCCCATGACACTAAAGGGTGAAGGGGAAAAGGCGCTGAAAGTTGGCATCGCCTCCTCTCTGTTCGGTGGTGTTTTCAGCATGATTATCCTGTTCTTCTTTGCTCCGGCACTGGCGGATGTGGCGATCAAATTTTCCTATGTCGAAAAATTCCTGATTATCTTTCTCGCCCTGACCGTTATCGCTTCATTGTCCAGCAACATTTTGTTCGGTGTTTTTAGCGGGGCTCTTGGCGTCCTGCTCAGCCTGATCGGAACCTACGACATTTCCGTCGGTGGCAACGGCGAAACCCGGCTAATGTTTGATTTCATGGTCCCCTACCTGGAAGAAGGATTCTCATTGCTCCCGGTGTTGATTGGCCTGTTCGGTTTGGCAACTATTTTTGAAGAAGCTGCGAAGGGCATTACTGAGGAAGACCTTAGTGCTGATTTGAACCTTTCAAATAAGGTCAGATTCTCATGGACTGTGTTCAAAGGCCAGTTCATTAACCTGTTTCGCTCTTCTGCCATCGGCACCTTTGTCGGCATGCTTCCCGGAGTTGGCGGCAGTGCAGCATCAGTCTTGGCATATACTCAGCAAAAAAACTTCTGTAAAGAACCAGAAAAAATGGGGACGGGGGAACCCTCCGGAGTTATTGCTTCGGAATCATCCAACAACGGGCTTACCGGTGGAGCCTTGATACCACTGTTATCACTGGGTATCCCGGGAGACAGTACCACGGCGGTTCTGATCGGCGCCTTCACTTTGCAGGGGATTCAAGTCGGTCCACTGTTCATTGGTGACCATCTGGATACCTGGTACACCATGGTGATTGCGTTGGCAATAGCCAACATTGCAATGTTCCTGATCATGTTTTTTGCGATCAAACATATCGCTAAGGTCATCACTGTACCAAAATACATTCTCTTCCCGATCATCATCATGATGTGTGTGGTTGGTGCCTATGCGATCAACTATGGAATCATGTTCGATGTCTGGACCCTGCTGATCTTTGGTCTCTTCGGATATTTCTGTAGCAAAGTTGGGATTGAAGTGGCGCCGCTTATCATCGGCTTCATTCTCGGCAAATCAGCAGAAATCTATTTTGTAAAATCGCTGGAATCTTTCGGAACTCTGACCATATTCTTCACCAAGAGTCCGATCGCAATGTTTCTGTGGGTATTAATTTTCATTTCTCTGGGCTATTCAATTTACTCAATGGTCAAAACCCATCAGAAAAAACAAGAGGACGCTCAGAAATAG
- a CDS encoding tripartite tricarboxylate transporter TctB family protein, whose amino-acid sequence MDSGQSSIFQVSVDFSTSHLLFPKLVIYFLLFLLMLIFIIYGIPKLKRIIKGEENFKFSMQHIDKFRFFGTILLTVVYFVLMDYVGQFFPNTGMGFLLISIPFILLLSLLYSHQITKSRLLVIVLNAVLAPCIAWYVLEQLFNISLP is encoded by the coding sequence ATGGATTCAGGGCAATCATCAATTTTTCAGGTTTCGGTGGATTTCAGCACCTCGCATTTGCTTTTCCCGAAACTTGTTATCTACTTTCTGCTTTTTCTTCTGATGCTTATTTTTATTATTTATGGCATCCCCAAACTCAAAAGAATCATCAAGGGGGAAGAAAACTTTAAGTTCAGCATGCAGCACATTGATAAATTCAGGTTTTTCGGGACCATCTTGCTGACGGTCGTGTATTTTGTGTTGATGGATTATGTCGGCCAGTTCTTTCCCAACACCGGCATGGGTTTCCTGTTGATATCGATCCCGTTTATTCTTCTACTGTCACTACTTTATTCCCATCAGATAACGAAATCCAGATTGTTAGTGATTGTACTCAATGCCGTACTGGCACCCTGTATCGCCTGGTATGTTCTTGAACAACTGTTCAACATTAGCCTCCCATAA
- a CDS encoding ABC transporter substrate-binding protein: MKRILMGLFVFAFTLMSVTGAMASDKLIKGNMRIVIGSKSTGGDTYQNSSIIAEALSKKLGINVKVDAIGGSAGFRTIQRTGQDGTTVMIYHDQAYLGYLYGVKGYEEMFSTYKVGPLLAINPGNAYLVPKKSPYQSVDDIIDACGKGTQVRVAIQPGGVSEIGYTALKNAVSVKYPGKQENLVAVYTGSQADKNQLLFDGQADLINGSVQANEQYTRLPADDQKAMRFVWLTARNQTLEQANPEGMGKTSREELMQFVEPKAWVPYDDKTNFTFDKEFIFLYNKDIKPEIVEYLDNALAEIYAEGKIQQTQKKSFFIPDFMPSTKSAPYFKAKMERIKKIIDGMK, encoded by the coding sequence ATGAAAAGAATTTTGATGGGCCTGTTTGTCTTCGCATTTACCCTGATGTCTGTTACCGGGGCAATGGCTTCGGACAAACTGATCAAAGGGAACATGAGGATTGTTATCGGCTCCAAGTCCACAGGTGGCGACACTTATCAAAACTCCAGTATCATTGCTGAAGCCCTCTCCAAGAAACTTGGCATCAACGTCAAAGTTGATGCTATTGGTGGAAGTGCAGGATTCAGAACCATTCAGAGAACCGGCCAGGATGGCACCACCGTTATGATTTATCATGATCAGGCATACTTGGGCTATCTCTATGGGGTTAAGGGTTATGAAGAGATGTTCAGCACCTACAAAGTCGGCCCGTTGCTTGCGATAAACCCCGGGAATGCTTATCTTGTCCCTAAAAAATCCCCTTACCAGTCAGTTGACGACATCATTGATGCCTGTGGTAAAGGAACGCAGGTTCGTGTGGCTATTCAACCCGGCGGCGTCTCTGAAATTGGTTATACTGCTCTGAAAAATGCCGTTAGTGTCAAATATCCTGGCAAGCAGGAAAACTTGGTCGCTGTCTACACCGGTTCACAAGCTGATAAAAACCAGTTGCTGTTTGACGGACAGGCGGACCTGATCAACGGTTCGGTTCAGGCTAATGAACAATACACCCGGCTGCCCGCTGACGATCAAAAAGCAATGCGTTTCGTTTGGCTGACTGCCCGCAACCAAACTCTTGAGCAAGCTAACCCCGAAGGCATGGGGAAAACCTCCCGCGAAGAATTGATGCAATTTGTCGAGCCGAAAGCTTGGGTTCCCTACGATGACAAGACCAATTTCACCTTCGACAAGGAATTTATTTTCCTTTATAACAAGGACATCAAGCCTGAAATTGTTGAATATCTTGACAATGCCTTGGCAGAAATTTATGCCGAGGGCAAAATTCAACAGACTCAGAAAAAATCATTCTTTATTCCGGACTTCATGCCTTCAACCAAATCAGCTCCATACTTCAAAGCCAAAATGGAACGTATTAAAAAGATCATCGACGGTATGAAGTAA
- a CDS encoding glycerate kinase, producing the protein MKIIIAPDSFKESLSSQDVASEIEAGFRDIYPQAEYLKLPIADGGEGTVAALVAATDGDLIKLTVTGPLGDQVQTFYGRSGDHATAVIEMAAASGLDLVPPARRNPLLTTSYGTGELIRHALDQGLRDFIIGIGGSATNDGGAGMLQALGARLLDADEQQIGYGGGSLAELARIDVSELDERLKECRIQVACDVDNPLTGPRGASAVFGPQKGATPEMVEQLDRNLGHFAALIRRDLDRDIEQRPGAGAAGGMGAALLGFLQADLRPGVEIVIEAIGLAEAVSDADLVITGEGRIDGQTVYGKAPIGVARVAAQRQIPVLGFAGCLGEGAEAVLEHGITALFSIVTGPCSLEEALANARTNLRITARNVAAVIKLKVS; encoded by the coding sequence ATGAAAATCATCATCGCCCCTGATTCCTTCAAAGAGAGCCTGTCCTCCCAGGACGTCGCCAGCGAGATCGAAGCCGGCTTTCGTGACATCTATCCCCAGGCTGAGTATCTGAAACTGCCCATCGCCGACGGCGGCGAAGGCACCGTGGCCGCCCTGGTCGCCGCCACCGACGGTGACCTGATCAAGCTGACCGTCACCGGACCGTTGGGCGATCAGGTCCAGACCTTTTACGGCCGCAGTGGCGACCATGCCACCGCGGTCATCGAGATGGCCGCCGCCAGCGGCCTCGACCTGGTCCCGCCGGCCCGCCGCAATCCCTTGCTGACCACCAGCTACGGGACCGGCGAACTGATCCGCCATGCCCTTGACCAGGGGTTGCGCGATTTCATTATCGGCATCGGCGGCAGCGCCACCAATGACGGCGGTGCCGGGATGCTGCAGGCCCTGGGAGCCCGCCTTCTCGATGCCGATGAGCAGCAGATCGGTTATGGCGGCGGCAGCCTTGCCGAGCTGGCACGGATCGATGTCAGCGAACTGGACGAACGGCTCAAGGAGTGCCGAATCCAGGTCGCCTGCGATGTCGACAATCCCCTGACCGGCCCGCGCGGCGCTTCGGCCGTGTTCGGCCCGCAGAAAGGCGCGACCCCGGAGATGGTCGAACAGCTCGACCGCAACCTGGGACACTTCGCCGCACTGATCCGTCGCGATCTGGACCGGGACATTGAACAGCGACCCGGTGCAGGTGCCGCCGGCGGCATGGGCGCGGCCCTGCTCGGTTTTTTGCAGGCCGACCTGCGCCCCGGGGTGGAGATCGTCATCGAAGCGATCGGGTTGGCCGAGGCCGTCAGCGACGCCGACCTGGTGATTACCGGAGAAGGGCGCATCGACGGGCAGACCGTTTACGGCAAAGCGCCGATCGGGGTGGCCAGAGTTGCGGCGCAGCGGCAGATCCCGGTGCTCGGTTTTGCCGGCTGCCTGGGGGAAGGCGCGGAAGCGGTTCTGGAGCACGGCATCACGGCCCTGTTCAGCATCGTGACCGGGCCCTGCAGCCTGGAGGAGGCCCTGGCCAATGCCCGGACCAACCTGCGCATCACGGCCAGAAATGTCGCCGCTGTCATTAAACTGAAGGTATCCTGA
- a CDS encoding dihydrodipicolinate synthase family protein, producing MDTSFIKGVIPPIVTPTDAQERVNEPVQREIVEHIITGGIHGILAMGSNGEFYGLDPEQQERATRIIVDQAAGRVPVYFGIGNITTRECVAWAKKAAAMKVDAISVLHPMFIGPNDDEMYRHFKTVAEATDLPVLLYNNPDRMRCGISAGLLERLSEIPNIVGVKESSGDMTLTAEFIRRTRNKGKDFKVIAGRDILILSTLAYGGVGTVASSANIVPELVVSIYDKFMAGDLAGALEAQYQLAPMRMAYGLSSFPVVTKDYMRLLGFDMGEPILPNTRSTPAVLAALQQHLDNLGARKLV from the coding sequence ATGGACACCAGTTTTATCAAAGGGGTGATCCCCCCGATCGTGACCCCGACCGACGCCCAGGAGCGGGTCAACGAGCCGGTGCAGCGCGAGATCGTCGAGCATATCATCACCGGCGGCATCCACGGCATCCTGGCCATGGGCAGCAACGGTGAGTTCTACGGGCTGGACCCCGAGCAGCAGGAGCGCGCCACCCGCATCATCGTCGATCAGGCCGCAGGGCGGGTCCCGGTCTACTTCGGCATCGGCAACATCACCACCCGCGAATGTGTCGCCTGGGCCAAAAAAGCCGCAGCCATGAAGGTCGACGCCATCAGCGTGCTGCACCCCATGTTCATCGGTCCCAACGACGATGAAATGTACCGCCACTTCAAAACCGTGGCCGAAGCCACCGACCTGCCGGTGCTGCTCTACAACAACCCCGACCGGATGCGCTGCGGGATCTCCGCCGGGCTGCTCGAACGGCTCAGCGAGATCCCCAACATCGTCGGCGTCAAAGAGAGCAGCGGCGACATGACCCTGACCGCTGAATTTATCCGCCGCACCCGCAACAAAGGCAAGGACTTTAAAGTCATCGCCGGGCGTGACATCCTGATTCTGAGCACCCTCGCCTACGGCGGGGTCGGGACCGTGGCCTCCTCGGCCAACATCGTCCCGGAACTGGTGGTCTCCATTTACGACAAGTTCATGGCCGGCGATCTGGCCGGCGCCCTGGAAGCCCAGTACCAGCTGGCCCCGATGCGCATGGCCTACGGCCTGTCCAGCTTCCCGGTGGTGACCAAGGACTACATGCGCCTGCTCGGCTTTGACATGGGCGAACCGATTCTGCCCAATACCCGCAGCACCCCGGCGGTGCTGGCCGCCCTGCAGCAGCATCTGGACAATCTGGGCGCCAGGAAGCTGGTCTGA
- the gudD gene encoding glucarate dehydratase produces MENADSGAKSPVISELQVIPVAGHDSMLLNLSGAHGPFFTRNLVILKDSAGNTGVGEVPGGEGIRQTLEDARPLVVGQPIGRYNNILNSVRKQFADRDAAGRGLQTFDLRIAIHAVTALEAALLDLLGQFLDVPVAALLGEGQQRDSVEMLGYLFYVGDRNKTDLPYLSDPNADNDWFRVRHEEALTPEAIVRLAEAAHERYGFNDFKLKGGVLAGAEEIEAIKALAKRFPEARITLDPNGGWLLKEAIELCKDMHGIMAYAEDPCGAEGGYSGREIMAEFRRATGLPTATNMIATDWRQMGHTIQLQSVDIPLADPHFWTMQGSVRVAQMCHEWGLTWGSHSNNHFDISLAMFTHCAAAAPGNITAIDTHWIWQDGQYLTKNPFQIVNGHVKVPEKAGLGVELDMDAIMKAHELYLSKGLGSRDDAVAMQYLIPNWTFDNKKPCLVR; encoded by the coding sequence TTGGAAAACGCAGATTCAGGCGCAAAGTCACCGGTTATTTCCGAGTTGCAGGTCATACCCGTGGCCGGTCATGACAGTATGTTGCTCAACCTCAGTGGCGCCCACGGTCCATTCTTCACCCGCAATTTGGTCATTCTCAAAGACAGCGCCGGCAATACCGGAGTGGGCGAAGTCCCCGGAGGCGAAGGTATCCGCCAGACCTTGGAAGATGCCCGCCCGCTGGTCGTCGGCCAGCCCATTGGACGCTATAACAACATTCTTAACAGTGTCCGCAAGCAGTTTGCTGACCGTGATGCCGCCGGCCGCGGTTTACAGACCTTTGACCTGCGTATTGCCATCCATGCCGTAACCGCCCTGGAAGCAGCTCTGCTCGACCTGCTCGGCCAGTTCCTCGATGTCCCCGTTGCCGCACTGCTCGGCGAAGGACAGCAGCGCGACAGCGTGGAAATGCTCGGCTACCTGTTCTATGTCGGTGATCGCAACAAAACCGACCTGCCCTACCTGTCCGACCCGAATGCCGACAACGACTGGTTCCGCGTTCGCCATGAAGAAGCATTGACCCCGGAAGCCATCGTACGCCTGGCTGAGGCTGCTCATGAGCGTTACGGTTTTAACGACTTCAAACTCAAAGGCGGTGTTCTGGCTGGCGCCGAAGAGATCGAAGCGATCAAAGCCCTGGCAAAACGGTTCCCGGAAGCCCGGATCACTCTCGATCCCAACGGCGGCTGGTTGCTGAAAGAAGCCATCGAACTCTGTAAAGACATGCATGGCATTATGGCTTACGCCGAAGATCCCTGTGGTGCCGAAGGCGGGTATTCCGGCCGCGAAATCATGGCCGAGTTCCGGCGCGCCACCGGGCTGCCGACTGCGACCAACATGATCGCCACGGACTGGCGGCAGATGGGCCACACCATCCAGCTGCAATCCGTCGACATCCCGTTGGCCGACCCGCACTTCTGGACCATGCAGGGCTCCGTCCGCGTTGCCCAGATGTGCCATGAATGGGGTCTGACCTGGGGGTCTCACTCCAACAATCACTTTGACATTTCCCTTGCCATGTTCACCCATTGTGCGGCAGCTGCCCCGGGCAATATCACCGCGATCGATACCCACTGGATCTGGCAGGATGGTCAATATCTGACGAAAAACCCGTTCCAGATCGTTAACGGCCATGTTAAGGTTCCGGAAAAAGCCGGTCTGGGGGTTGAATTGGACATGGATGCCATCATGAAGGCCCATGAACTTTACCTGAGCAAAGGACTGGGCAGTCGCGATGACGCTGTGGCCATGCAGTACCTGATCCCGAACTGGACTTTTGACAACAAAAAGCCCTGCCTGGTTCGTTAA